CTAAACTACCTTAATAGGATTCAAGTTCTCGAGAGTCTAGTCGAGCATGGGGACACTCCCTGATAATGCCAACCTGTTGCACAACAATAAGTAGCGGGTCGGGGAGGCTCTCACCATTTCTCTCGAGAATCTTGCGCATATTACCCACGCCCGAATTCGTGTGCCGAACAGGATGCAACAGGTTTGTTTATAACGACCGTTCCATGACCATGCCCCCTATCAGCAGTACCAGCATGGGTAGAGGTACCATGGGCTCTTGGGAGGCTCCTGGACAGCTGATCACCATGTTTACCATCAGCTGAGCTAAACGTTGACGAACGTTGTATACACACCGCTGCCTGACGCCTGGTTAGCGGCGTTGCTACGGCACGTTACTATGGTTTCGGATCAGCGTGCGACAGGTGACGAGAGTATAATTAACGCGTGTTTCCTGTTGATAATGGAAGTCGTACGATTTCGATAAATTAGATTTTCTATCTTTTATTAACACTTTGGCATTTTCTCCACCATAATTACATCTATTGATTTCTTGGCGGTCGTGATTCTAGGGAGCATTAAATTATAAGCACATATCTACATACAGTGTATGCAATGTTAGATTCACGGTTCTCAGTCATGTACGCATGGCCCCACAAGTCGATCATTAGTTGAAGTAAATCACAGACCACGTCAAAGCTTTACGCTACTGCTTTACGTATACATTTAGTAAGCTTCAATTACAAAACGTTAGACCTTACCCTTGCCGGGATGATCCCGATTGTGTAATGTTTTGTGCCTGGCAAACGCACTATTCTCACGGAAGGAATTGCCGCAAACATCACATTTGTATGGCTTCTCGCCGGTGTGTCGTCGACGGTGGGCCTGCAATATGCATGTCTGTCGGAACTTTTTGTAACAATACTCACACTCGTAAGGCTTTTCATCGGTGTGTACTAGCCGATGACGGCGCATACTGGAGTACTGGCTAAACTTGCGATCACAAAGATCACAATGAAAGCTCTTCTCCCCCGTGTGCATATTTTGGTGGCTCTTCCAGGCGTTGCGTGTTTTCAACACTTTCTCGCAGTACCTGCACTGAAACTTTCCCTCGGCGTCACATCGGTGCCGTCGCAGCGACCGTTTTGACGCGAACTGAATGTAACAGCCCTTGCACTGGAGCAACTCGAACCGATCGCCGTGCGTCTCGACACCATGGTCAATCAGCTGCGCCTCCAGGTCAAACTGCATGCCGCACAGAGAACATTCGAGGTCATCTCGCACTTCAGCAGTCTCACACCCGTTCTGTTGTACCGAAGTTGCAGATTCTTCTTCATCCAGTTCTTGCTCTGATTGTACTGATAGTATTTCCTCGTTCACGGATTCGGTATCCGTGTCCATTCCCAGGAAGGTATTGCCATCGATGGAGATATAGCAGCGGTTATTCTTAGTATCCTTAGTCACGATGGTAGGTTTTTCTCCTAGCTGAACGATCTTGTAGGACGACTGCTCGTTCAGGGAAATGTCGCCGATCAGCTGCACCTGAAACTCGGCGGATTGCTGCAACTTCGGATCAACACTAGCATCATCTTGCGCGTCTACCAGTGCTTCCTCAGAGCACCTTATTGTTTCGTCCTCTGTCGATACTGTGAAATACTGTACACCTTCCTCTATGGCGTCGGTGTCGCCGCTGACACTCGCTTCCTCGTGCGTTGTACTCTTTACCAATGGGGAATGTTCTTTTACAATCATGGAAGGTGAATTAGATGCATTGGTGCCAGCTTGTGGATCGCTGCCGGAACTGTTGATAATAGCGTACAGCATTAGAATGAGATGCGAGAAGAAGTATAAAGAAACCATTTCGTCTTACCACATGAGTTGCTGGTACTTGAGGTTTTGCTTATTAAACCAGTCCCGTATGTTCCGTGCAGTACACACCTTCTTCAGACATGACTTACAGATGGTCGTGAGCATTTCCGTCTGGCCAATCTGCAGTAATTGATGAAAGAAGTTTCAACATCATCTACACCGCTGAACTTTCGCTTGGATCTAGATGATCTCATACCTCCAGATCGAACAGCTCACGTAGCTTATCCCGAATTACAAATCCATCGTGCATGCTGAACACTGAAACTAGTTCGGTATGCTTTCTTTGCTCCAGGCATATCCTGCAGCACAGCTGAaccatttttttgcaattttagCATCAGTAAAATcggagtttttataaaaaaaatctattgtTTTCTGTACACAAAACTCCTGTCAAAACGAACCCGACAGTATAAACAGATTTAACAGTTTCATCGATTCACCTCCCCGCGATTCATCGATTCATACTGCGAGTCATCGATTTACGCTAAGCGGGTTCATTCGCCTTTCCGCCAGCCCGCGCCGCCCCGCGAACCGCCAACAACACACCGCACGTAAAAACGCTCGACGCGATTCGTCCGCGAGGGACCCCGCTAATTATCCGACCAACCAGCAGGAACGGCCAGGACACGACCTCGGCCGCCGGATTAATTGGCTCAATCGACTGgcatcgtgtttgtgtgtgcgtgtgtgcctccGTTTCTTCCGGGACAGCGCAGCATCCCCAGCACCGCCGCCGGCCTGTTTGCGCGAATTCATAATTGTCGTCCCCCGTGTCGTCCTTTGCCCGCGCCGGGCTTTCGTGTTGTTCCCGTGGCTGTCGTGGCCGCTGCCGGACGCCATCTCTCATCGTTGGTCCCTCTTTCCTGCAACTCGCTGACCGCCAGcatcactgtcgtcgtcgtcccggcCATCAAAGCAGCTGCTGATCAAAGGAGACAACGCCAGGGGCCCCTCGCCAGCAAGCCAGTTAgtgtcgtgtgtgcgtgcgtgtacgtgtgtgtgtttctttgtgATAAAAGCCGTCCCCGTccctcgtcgacgtcgacgacggaaTAGTCCTACTACCTGTGCGAGCAAGATATGAGCGAACAAATGGCACGCCTGCAAGGATGCGAAATCCTGGTGCTGGATGATGAAGGTAGCGACAAGCTGGTGAACAAGTACGACCACAAGGTGACCGTCGTGTGCGGTTACGATCCCCAGGGCATGACGGTGCGTGTCCTGCGGGATGGTGCTcccggcagtggcggtggcggcaaaaCGAACAGCGTCGACGGTGGGAGCGAAGCCAATCGACAGCTGGAGGAACTGCTGGTCAATGGGTCGACAACGACGCATCTGCCGCGCGGTCAAACCGCTCATCTGCTCATCGTCGGCGGTGAGCTCGTGTTGCTGCGGTTTGCGACCCGGTCCGACTGCCAGCAGTTCCGGGCGCTGCTGCAGAAAATCTCGGGCAAGGCGAGCTCGGTGTTCAACCTGCGCACTGAAGACTCGTCCGCCTCCCAGTACTTCCAGTTCTATGGCTACctgtcgcagcagcagaacatgATGCAGGACTTTGTTCGGACAAGCACCTATCAGCGGGCGATCTACAGCAATGCGTCCGATTTTCAGGGCAAGGTGGTGCTGGATGTCGGAGCGGGGTCGGGTGAGAGCAACGGAATCGGCGTCAGCCTATGCCGGCATAGCGAGCCGTAACTAACTCACCCAAtctgtctttttctctctttcttttcttctctattTCGGTTTCCTTGGTGATGCATCGTAGGCATCCTATCGTTCTTTGCTGTTCAGGCCGGTGCGGCCAAGGTGTACGCGGTCGAGGCCAGCAATATGGCTCAGTACGCGCAGCAGCTCG
The sequence above is a segment of the Anopheles darlingi chromosome 2, idAnoDarlMG_H_01, whole genome shotgun sequence genome. Coding sequences within it:
- the LOC125947962 gene encoding zinc finger protein 62 homolog, translated to MVQLCCRICLEQRKHTELVSVFSMHDGFVIRDKLRELFDLEIGQTEMLTTICKSCLKKVCTARNIRDWFNKQNLKYQQLMCSGSDPQAGTNASNSPSMIVKEHSPLVKSTTHEEASVSGDTDAIEEGVQYFTVSTEDETIRCSEEALVDAQDDASVDPKLQQSAEFQVQLIGDISLNEQSSYKIVQLGEKPTIVTKDTKNNRCYISIDGNTFLGMDTDTESVNEEILSVQSEQELDEEESATSVQQNGCETAEVRDDLECSLCGMQFDLEAQLIDHGVETHGDRFELLQCKGCYIQFASKRSLRRHRCDAEGKFQCRYCEKVLKTRNAWKSHQNMHTGEKSFHCDLCDRKFSQYSSMRRHRLVHTDEKPYECEYCYKKFRQTCILQAHRRRHTGEKPYKCDVCGNSFRENSAFARHKTLHNRDHPGKGKV